A section of the Flavobacteriales bacterium genome encodes:
- the purD gene encoding phosphoribosylamine--glycine ligase, which translates to MNVLLIGSGGREHAMAWKMSQSKRLSKLYIAPGNAGTQNVGTNVDLDPLDFPSVRDFVRGNGIHLVIVGPEAPLVAGIVDYFQQEPSLKYIPVIGPSKLGAMLEGSKEFSKEFMVRHQIPTASYGSFTSDSLEEGFKFLETLSSPYVLKADGLAGGKGVLICDELVEARIELTSMLVEHKFGSASDKVVIEEFLRGIELSVFVLTDGKNYKILPSAKDYKRIGEGDTGLNTGGMGAISPVPFADQEFMNKVEERIVKPTINGLAQDGIDYRGFVFIGLMNVKGEPFVIEYNVRMGDPETEVVIPRIQTDLVDLFEAVADQTLDKVHLSVDPRTTCTVMLVSDGYPGTYEKGRQIAGLDKVKDSVVFHAGTKSDNGHVLTDGGRVLAITSYGENMTEALEQSYANAQVVNYEGKYFRSDIGFDL; encoded by the coding sequence ATGAATGTATTACTGATCGGATCAGGAGGAAGAGAACATGCAATGGCTTGGAAAATGAGCCAAAGCAAGAGGCTTAGCAAGCTTTATATCGCCCCAGGAAATGCTGGGACGCAGAACGTTGGTACAAACGTGGATCTTGACCCCTTGGATTTTCCTTCCGTCCGTGATTTTGTTCGTGGAAACGGCATTCATCTGGTAATTGTAGGTCCTGAAGCCCCGTTGGTTGCAGGCATTGTTGACTATTTTCAACAGGAACCATCGCTGAAATACATTCCCGTCATCGGACCATCCAAGTTGGGAGCGATGCTTGAGGGCAGCAAAGAATTTTCCAAAGAGTTCATGGTCCGTCATCAGATTCCAACTGCTAGCTACGGTTCGTTTACTTCCGATTCGTTGGAAGAAGGATTCAAGTTCCTTGAAACATTGAGTTCTCCATATGTGCTGAAAGCGGATGGCTTGGCGGGTGGAAAAGGTGTTTTAATCTGCGATGAATTGGTGGAAGCACGTATTGAGCTGACATCCATGTTAGTAGAGCACAAATTTGGATCGGCTTCTGATAAAGTTGTGATTGAAGAATTCCTTCGTGGAATAGAGCTTTCCGTTTTTGTGCTTACTGATGGAAAAAACTACAAGATCCTTCCATCTGCCAAAGACTACAAGCGTATTGGCGAAGGAGACACGGGACTGAACACAGGCGGAATGGGCGCGATTTCTCCGGTTCCTTTTGCGGATCAGGAGTTCATGAATAAAGTGGAAGAACGCATTGTGAAACCGACCATTAACGGTTTGGCACAAGATGGAATCGATTATCGGGGGTTTGTTTTCATCGGTTTGATGAATGTGAAAGGAGAACCTTTTGTGATTGAATACAACGTGAGAATGGGTGATCCGGAAACAGAGGTTGTCATTCCGAGAATTCAAACAGATCTGGTGGATCTATTCGAAGCTGTTGCTGATCAAACGTTGGACAAAGTTCATTTGAGCGTTGACCCACGAACCACTTGCACGGTAATGTTGGTTTCTGACGGATATCCGGGAACTTATGAGAAAGGAAGGCAGATAGCAGGCCTGGACAAGGTGAAAGACAGCGTGGTTTTTCACGCAGGAACAAAATCCGACAATGGTCATGTTTTGACTGACGGAGGCCGGGTTTTGGCCATCACATCTTATGGAGAAAATATGACAGAAGCCTTAGAACAATCATACGCTAACGCGCAGGTCGTAAACTACGAAGGCAAATACTTTAGGTCAGATATCGGTTTCGATCTCTGA